DNA sequence from the Prolixibacter sp. SD074 genome:
CAGTCGAACGCTTGGCAAAATCGTCAGAAACAGTTGCTCCGGGAAGCTTTTCCAGGAAAAGGTTAGCACGGTAAATACCGCTGTAATAACGTCCCCAGATACTAGCCTGCGGGCCCAATGTCGGGGTCAGGCTGAAATTATCCAGCGCTACCCAGGCAGGCTGGTCTCCGGCGTTGGCACCGCCGGCATAAGTGTCGTCAGAAGCAACATTTGCGAGTGTTTCTTCAGGGATATACCCCTGGAAACCGCCCCATTGCAATACGTCGTATACCGCGACCATTGCATCATACATGTCCTGTTGATTCTGGTAAAAGTTCTCCTCAACCCGTGTGTTGAGCGGCTTCATGTCCAGGTAATCGGAACATGACGTAGAGGACAGGATCACCAGGGAGAAAAGGGCAACTTTGAGAATATTTTGAATTTTCATCTTTCTTGTCATTTTCCTGTTAAGCATTAGAAAGTAAGGTTTACACCCATCATGTAGGTACGCGGCTGCGGATAGATACCACGGTCAATACCTCCATTGATTTCGGGGTCAAAACCTTTGTAACCGGTAATGGTGTAGAGGTTCTGTGCTGAACCATAGATTCTCAGTCTGGAGATATGCAACCAATTGGTGGCCCCCGTCGGCAATGAATAGCCGATCTGTAGGTTTTTGATGCGAAGGTAATCGCCGTTGTGTACATAAACGTCAGACGAACGATAGTTACGGTTGGTATCATTCAACGTCACACGGGCATGCGTATTCGATGTACCCTCACCGGTCCAGCGATTCAATGCATCAGTGGTATAATTGGCATTAGCCAGGTCATAACGGTGCGAAGCGTCATAAATATCGTTTCCGGTTACGCCCTGCAGGAACAGGTTGAAATCCCATCGACGGTAGCTTGCTCCGATATTCAGTCCGTATGTCCAACTTGGAGTCGGGTCACCAATCATGGTGCGGTCCAGGTCGCTGATGGTTCCATCATTGTTTGCATCAACAAAGCGAACATCGCCCGGGACAGCACTTTGACCGTATTTTGAGTTGTAAGCATCGGCTTCTGCCTGGTTCTGCAGGATACCGTTGGTTTTGTAACCGTAGAAATAGTTCATCGGTTTCCCTTCTTCGATGCGGGTAATCTGCATACCCTCTGGTCCCCATACCTGTCCTGTAATGTAACCTGACTGATTACCGATTTTCTGAACCTCATTCTTCAGATAAGAAACCGTCAGTCGGGTATCCAGACTCACCTGACCAATCTTGGCTTTGTAGCTGAATTCACCGTCAAAACCAGTGTTCAACATATCACCCAGGTTAGTTAGCGGGGCCGCATTACCGACCAGTGCAGGGATCGGTGCAGTCACCAACATATCACGGGTTAATTTATGATAATAGTCGAGTGCAAAACGGAATTTATTTTTCAGCAAGCCGATATCCAAACCGATGTCAGTCTGCTCAACTGTTTCCCATTTCAGGTCGGGATTCGAAATTTTCGTGGGACTTGCACCGGGAGTCAGTGTTTGATCAACACCAAAAGTATAACGGCTTCCGCTACCAATCAGCGATGTATAAGCATAATCGTCGATTTGCTGGTTCCCGTTTTGTCCCCAGCTGGCACGAATCTTCAGGAAATTAACGACGCTGCTGTTAGCCATGAAATCTTCCTGCGAAAGCACCCATCCGGCAGAGAATGAGGGAAATACTGCATAACGGTTGTTCGGCCCGAACTTCGATGAACCGTCCATACGAACCGTGCCGGTAAACAGGTACTTGTCTTTGTAGCTGTAGTTCAAACGGCCAAAGTACGACAGCAACGATGAGTGCCATGCATAGCCGTACAGATTTTCACTGGTTTCGTTCTGTGCATAGTCAAAATAATTCATCGTGGGATCGTAGAAGGGCATTCCCTGTTTTGAACCGCCCATGGTATTCCCTTCAGCTTTATAAATGGTATTACCTAACAGAAAAGTAAAATCATGCGTATCATTCCACAGATTATGATAAGTAATTGTGTTTTCCCAGTTGAAGTTCAATGACTTGCTGGAAGCGCGGTGCATACTGTTGTAATCCTGATAATTGGTAGCGTTCAAATAGTGAACCGGAGATGAACTATCGTCACCCCAGAAAGCAATATCAGCACCGAAGGTCGACCGCAACTTGATATTCTTCAGAATCGTCAATTCAGCGTACAGGTTTCCTACGAATTTATCGGAGTAGCCTTTATTATGCTGAATAGCAAGTGCAGCTACCGGGTTCACAATCTCGGAAGTCACATAGGGAGAAATTCCGTAAGGTTGTCCGTTGGTGTTGGTCACTGCATTGGGATAGTTCGCCAGCAATGCAGAAGCAGCCGTTGAATCGGTTACCACGACCGGGGTAATCGGATCCATGTTGAGTGCGCGGCCCAGCGGGGATCCCCACTCAGTATTCTCTTGTACTCCTTCGCTTTTCGTGCGGGAATAACCAAAGTTGTGACCAAATTTGAAGATTTTGGAAACATTGTGGTCAGCATTAAAACGAAGAGTCAAACGCTCGTAATTAGAATGTCCCTTGGCAACAATACCCACTTGTTTAAAGTAAGAAATGGAAGTCAGGTATTTCGACCTGTCGTTTCCACCCGATATAGTCACCTGATGATTTTGGATAGGGGCATCGTAGTTAAACACCTCATCCTGCCAGTCAGTACCTTTTCCATAAGAATATGGATCCGAAAAAATCGGCTGGCCGCCACCATTCACAGAGGCTTCGTTCATAATCACCGCGTACTGGGTTGCATCCAGAAGCGACAATTTCTTCCAGGGATTCTGCACACCATAATAACCATCGTATGAAACCCTCATTTTGCCGGCTTTACCATTTTTGGTCGTAATCAGTACAACACCATTCGCACCGCGCGAACCGTAAATAGCAGCAGAAGCGGCATCTTTCAGCACCTCGATGGATTCAATATCACCGGGGTTCAGGTAATCAATTCCCCCGTCAACCGGAACACCGTCGACAACATACAAAGGCTGTGTACCTGAGTTAATGGATGAAGTACCGCGGACTTTCACGTCCAGCCCGGCACCGGGTTGACCAGAGTTGCTGGTAATAATAACACCGGCGGTACGTCCTTGAAGGGCTTGTTCGGTCCGAAGATTAGCTGTTTTATTAATATCAGAAGAGTTTACCTTGGCAATGGCACCGGTTACAACACTTTTCTTTTGTGTACCATATCCAACAACCACTACTTCATCGACGTCCAACGTTTCATTTTGCATGCTGACGTTGATTTCCGATTGTCCCTGAACAGGAACTTCCTGTGTTTTCAATCCGATAAACGAAAACACAAGGGTGGCGTTGTCGCCCACCTTAATAAAATAGTTACCGTTAACATCGGTGATGGTTCCTGTTGTGGTACCTTTTACCGAAATACTAACGCCCGGAACCGGCGAACCATCTTCAGCGCTGGTCACCGTTCCCTGTACATTTCGTTCCTGCGCAAATCCCATTGTTGCCAAAAGGACCAGAAACGTTAACATAAAGACTTTTTTCATAGAGTAGGATCAAAGTTTAAAACAACATCGATTTAACATTGACTTTACAAATACAGTCACAAAAAAAGTCTTCATATAGTGCCCGAAAGAATTTTACCCCCCAACAAAAACTCATCAAACACTTTTTAACAATACATCATTTTTTCATCATATATTTATTAATGCTCTAATTTTAAGATTATTAAAACTCAAAAATGGCAATATCACACACTGGTTTTGACTACATCAAATAGAAAAACAGGGAAGGTTGACAGAGGTATGACCAATATTAAGCAAATGTGAACTACCAGTATTGTAAGAAACAGGGGCTTTTTGTGCAGAATACAAGCAAAAACACTCTCCATCAGCAAATCCAGATAAAGCGTATTGAACAGGAAAGAAATATATTGTACTACAACGAGAAGACGCAAAGGGAAAGAGGCGTATTTTTCTAGCAATATTCTAAAAACGAAGAATAAAGTCGGTGAGATTATCGTGACGTTGCAAGCCCAGTTTTTTACGTAACCGGTATCGACTAATTTCAACTCCCCTGACGGAAATATTCATCAAGGCGGCAATTTCCTTGCTGGAAACATTCATCCGCAGATAAGCACATAATTTAAGCTCTTTAGGAGAAAGCTCAGGAAATTGCTCTTTTATCCGCGTCAGGAAATCTTCATGGACAGTTTCGAAATGCGTTTCAAACACCTGCCATTGCTTTTCGTTGTCTACCTGGCGGTCGATGCGTCTCAAAATACTCCTTAGCCGGGCCTGTAGATTTTCATCTATTACATTCTCCGTCGCATTCTTGAGATCGTTTTTGATTTTGATGAGCATCTTGTTCTTCTGAATCATCTCCATTGAAGCATTTGCCAACTCTTTTTCTTTATGAACCATTTCATTGCGCAACTTATCGTTCCGTAACCGGATGATTTCTTTATCAGCTTCCAACTGTTTTCGTCCCAGTTCTTCCTCCCGCCGGGCATAAAGTTCCCGTTGCCGTTTAGCCTCTTTCTCTTTAGAACGTTTCATTTTCAATCGAACAACATGATAAACGCCCCAAACAAGCAGCAAAAACAAGAAACCGTAGACAAGATAAGCCCACACACTTCGGTGCCACGGAGGTAATATCGTAAAGCGATACGTAGCCGGATCACTCTCAACTCCGTAACGGTTGATCCCCCGTACCATGAAAGTGTAGTCTCCCTCCGGCAGGTTGGTGTAATCGCGCATGGTACGCCCCGACCAATTATTCCAGTCATCATCAAATCCCTCTAACTTCAATTGGTAAGTCACATGCCCGATGTTTTCCATGTCGGCAGCTGCGAAATAAAAACGAAGGTCATTTTCCCGGTAGGGAATAGATGGGACCTGCTTTTGCGCCCCGTTACCGTAAAAAATCACCGAATCGGTTTTAATAACCGACACTTTACTAATCAACGTATAAAACTTGTTGTTCCACGATTTAATGAAACTTGGGTCGTAATGAGCAACGCCGTCGTCATAGCCAATAAAAACATCCTGCTCATCGACCGGCAAAACAAATTCGAAAGTAGGAAGAAACCTTCCCGACAAACTCCGAAAAGGCATTTCAACACTACGGTAAGTTCCGTCAGGCTGCTTCTGCATCACACCCGCCTGATTATTCCGGAAATACCAGATGTTACCACGTTTGTCTTCCCGGATGTAGCTTAATCCGGTTAATTTCCCAAATAACCCGGAATAGGTTTGACTTTTACGAAAGCTGTTCGTACCGGGAAAATATTGATATACGCCATCGGTAGTCAGGAAAACCAAGCTCCCTTTCAACCGATAAATTCCCACGTTGGTGGCTTGAGGCAGTCCCTCTTTCTTTCCATACAACTCAGTACGAATGACATGTGTATAATCATCGCTGATTTCTATCCGGAAAACCCCCCGATAACCGTGTTCCATCCAGATATTTCCCTTGTCATCAAACTCGAACTGCCGTGATGACTCTTTGAAACCCTCAATTTCGTTTACGTATTTCCAGCCTTGCCGACCTTTCTTAAAAAGCGACAAACCATTATAATGCCCCCCGATCAGCAGCTCAGGATGCCCCGGGACTTGCTTAAACCCCCAATATCCGATAACAGACGAAATCTGTTGCGGCTTTCCGTTCGTTATTTGAAACGCTCCAGCATTGTGCCCAACTAGCAAAATGTTGTCGAATACGCCCAACGACCAAGCCTGGCCACGGGTTGCATTCATCATGGCAAATCGTCCCAAACGCTTAATTTTCTCATTCGAATCCCAGCCGTGGTACACCACTCCCTGATTAGTCGCCAGAAATATTTTACCCTTATAAATTGCTGCAGAATAAGTCGCACCGACACCGTTGTTAAAACCGATGAGCGAAAGCGGAGAGTTAATTTTTATCTGGGAAATACCATTATCGAGCCCAAGCCAGAGATTGTGATCGTTATCGACGAAAGCAGAGAGAACCGTATTGTTTTGTAATCCCTCCTCCCGACTAATATCCTGAATAATATTCCCTTTCGAATCGGTAATAAGTACTCCATGAGAAATGGTCCCAAAAGCATAGTGGCCGCCGTCAATTTGGGCTATCCCCATTACACGGTTTGCCTTCAAAAGCTTGTCAGCAGGAGTATTCCAAGGCATCATCTCTTTGCCGTTATACAAAAAAACGCCTTTATTCTGTGTCGCAACCATATACCGGTTTCCAGAAAACGGTAATATTCCCCAGATTTCCTGACCAATTATTTTTTCCATCCCGGGAAGCGTAACCAGCCGTCCGTTAACCAGCTCCTGTAATCCCTTTGCTCGATTGTCGATCCAAAATCGGTCATTCACTTTAAAAGAAAAATGGAACAGCTCATCGTTCCCCGCATGCAAAATCCGGAACGCTTTGCCATCCCAAATCATAAGGCTGGTATATGACTGAAAAACCAATTGGCCTTTATATTTGTATATACGCCAAACCTCGCCGAAGTTTTTTTCGTTATCCGGAAGATGAAAAGACATAGAATGATAAGTCATGCATCCCTGCTGGTCAGGATGAAAATAACCAAATTCGTTGAAGCCGCCGACGTAAACCCGGTTTTCATCGCCAATCAACAACGAGCGTACAATGGATGAATTGGGTAAGGGATAGGTGTTCCAATTGACGCCATCGAACTGTAAAAGCCCGTTATTATTGGCAAAATAAAGCTTACCGTCCCTCCCCTGGGCGATAGCCCAGCTTTGCGTGCCGGCGTTATATTCCTGCTTGGTGAAATTTTTAATAACGGGCAGACCAATACTCTTTATCGCTCCCTGAAGCGATTCACCAAAAAATAAAAGCAATACGAAAAAAACGGATATTATCCTTTTATCCATCATAAGCCTCCCATTATTCCCGGTCTTTATATCCGGGTATATCAAATCACTTATTCGAAAAGGCCTTCGTCTCTCACCAACATCAGAATCGCTGAGTGCGGGAGAATAACATACTTTTCCTGGTTAAATTCGATTTCGTAACCCGATTGACTAAGATAGATGGCTAAATCACCAGCTTGCGCCTGAAGAGGAACATATTTTACCTCTTCTTTTTTATCCTTCCACGGCTCATCTTCGTCGGCCATAGCCGGAATAGGAAATCCCGGACCAACTTTAATGATGTAACCGGTTTGTACTTTTTCTTTCTCTACAGCAGTAGGGGGAAGATATAACCCGGATTTTGTCTGCGTATTCGGATTCTTTGGCTTTACCAATACCCGATCTCCTACCAGGATAAATTTCGCAATATCCTTCTTATCAATATCCAGCGTCATGTCAGCTAAATCGTTTGTTGGCACAAATATACTATTTTGTCAGGAACTAACTTCTGAGGTCCAGTATAGATACCTGGGCCATAAAATACAGGGTGAATTTAGATGAAGGGCAATGGAAAAACAAAAAGCCCCGCATCAATGCGAGGCCCAACTCAGAAATAAATGCGGAGAGTGAGGGATTCGAACCCCCGGTACCCCGAAGGGTACAACAGATTTCGAGTCTGCCCCGTTCGACCACTCCGGCAACTCTCCAAAAGCGGTGACAAAGTTAAGAATATTCGACAATATCAAACAATCTCGTCTCAAAAAAGCCAGTAATAGAGACAAGCATAACCCATCTTTTAAAAAACGTTGAAATCAGTAGAAACCTGAAAACGGAAAGCTCATAAAAAAACAAGTAATTTTCATCACTGCTACGTGGAAAGACCGTTATTTCACAACAAATATCACCGCTAACGGAATCCATCAAAGAAATTTTCCGAACTGGTAATGGCCCCTCGTCCAGTCATACGATGGGACCAAAAAAAGCCGCCAAACGTTTTCTGTCCAAAACACCTGGCGCCTCAAGTTATCAGGTTACGTTATACGGAAGCCTGGCTGCCACTGGCAGGGGCCACCCAACCGATGTGCCATACAGAAAGCGTTGGGTGCTGACAGAATAACCATTCTGTGGAAACCGGGAGCATTTTTAAAACGTCATCCTAACGCACTAAAGCCGTACGTTTCACATACCAAAACGAATCAAACAACAGCTAGAACAATCACGGGCCGGAATCTATGACAGGAATTCCGGCTCTTTTTTTATCTCTTCTAAACTCGTATCAATCAATAAATTTGGCCTCCACCAGTACGGGAAGATGATCAGACGGATAGCGTTGCTCCTTTGAATCGGAGAGAACGCCATAACGCAACACCCTCACCTTATCGGTGACAAAAATATAGTCGATCCGGTCCTTCAACGGTGAGTTGAAATCAAATCCCTCGAACGTGCCAACCGGACCGTAAGGTGGCGAAAGTGTCGCCAGGCGCGAGTCTTTCCACTGACTGCGAATTAAGCCAATCGCATTGGCTTCGGGGGCCAGGTTAAAATCTCCGGTCAGAAAAACCGGTAACCGGCCGCCTCCAAGTTCCTGCACTTTTTTGTAAATCAGTTTCGCCGATTCTTCCCGGGCTTTTCCCCCGACATGATCGAAATGAGTGGTAAAAACGAAAAAGGACTGGTTGTTCTCCTGATCCCTCAGCTTGGCCCAGGAACAAATCCTTACGCACGCTGCATCCCATCCCAATCCAGGCTTATCGGGAGTTTCCGACAACCAAAAGTGTCCCTGCTCCTGCAACCGGTAACGGCGGGTATCGTAAAAAATTGCTGAATATTCGCCGGCTTCTTTGCCATCATCACGACCAACACCCACGTAATCAAAAGTCTGCATGCCCTTTTTCAAATCGACAATCTGATCGTGCAAAGCCTCCTGCACACAAAAAACGTCTGCTTTATGAAATTTAAAAAGAGCAATAACATCCGCTTTCCGGTTGGGCCAGGCATTCACTCCGTCATCGGGATTATTATACCGGATATTGTAAGTGATGATGTTCATTGTTTCCTGCCCAAAAACCGGTATGGTCAGAAAAAGAAAAAGAAAGTAAGTCAGGAGTTTTCGCATGATAAAATGGATTTTTGTTAGGATACCATACAATGATCGCTGTTTTTCTCCATTTTTCATAATGCTTTAAGGACTAAAATCAATATTGATCTCCCCATAAAAAGAGGCTGTCTCCGTTTCCGGGAAACTGCCTCTTGCCTGTTTTGATGCTTTTCTACTTAGTTGTCGCAAAAATCGTAAAGGGAACCGCCTTTTTTGTAGTTCGGACTCTTGTCGATGGTATGAATCTGCGCCTTTTTATCCCAAATGATGTAGTTGTAAGCAAAATCGACAATGTCACCCACCGATTGGGTCATAGGCAATCCCGACATTTCGTGGCCTGCGCCGCAGCGGGTTTCCAGCCAGTAAGTTTTCCCCAGTTTACGCAAGCGGTTGGCAATGGTATACGAACCATCCAGCATCATGTAACCCGGGCTGTCGACGCTACAGTAGTGATGCGGTGCGGTAGTATAAGGCACGAGCTTATCAGCCGTTCCGTGAAACATCATTGTTGGAATGGCTGTTTCGTCCGTAATGTTGGCAGCATTCACCATAGCGCCTGCAAAAGAAATCACTCCCGCATAACGGAATCCGGTAGGCAATTCCTGTTTCCCTTCCACCCATTGCGTAACCGGACGGTATGCAGCATTCAAAACGGTTTCGGCACCCGCACTACTTCCCGAAATAATAATGCGGCTGGTATCGATACCGAATTTTGCGTTATTCTTCAGCATAAAAGCCGTAGCGCTGCGCAAATCACTCACCGCCTTCCGGAAGGTTTCCATCTTTTTATCGGCCGGGACTTCGCAACCAAAACCGTCTTGCTTCCGGGTTAACCGGTACGAAATAGAGGCGGTTACATACCCCTTCTTTGCCAAATGGGTGCAAAGATTCACATCGCTTTTGCCATCGCGGCTTCCGCCGGAAAATCCGCCGCCATGAACATGGATCCAGGCCGCCCGGTCAGTCGTTTTATCCCCTTCCGGGAAATAGATATCCATTTTCAATTCCTGGCCGTCTTTCACGGCATAGGTGTACGTTTGCCTGGTGTAATTCGTTGCAATTTCATCTTTGTAGCGGGTTTGCGCCGATACAACGACCGCGACGAACAACGCCAGCAAGGTCAGTATTCTTTTTTCCATGCTTTAATAATTTATCTGATTTATGATTGGATTCAACGTTTCTCAATGCGGATACCGCTTAACACCGGTTTTCCCTGCACGGGATGAAATTCGGCCGAAAGGCCTTTTTTTGTATCGACTACAAAAGTCTTCTTTACTGCCCTCAAAGCGCCATAATCGCGGGCCATGTTAAAATGGCTGAGTTGCTTCTCTCCGTTTATCGAAATGCCAAAACTCCGTGCATCGGCATTGATTTGCTCCTTCTCATTCGTCAGGTTATAAATCAACTGAGGCTGACCGGCATTGGAATTAGGTTCGGCAAATAATAATGTTACCCGGTAACAACCTTCCGCCACATCGAACCGATAGCTCTTCAATCCTTCGCGCATGGTTTGATAAAGCGGATCATCGTCCGTCCCTTTGATATTCGATTGTGTACTTAACGCCTTCCAGGAAACGGAATGATAAACATCGCCCCCCACATAACCAAAACTGCCCGGTTGATAGGGCTGGTCAGGAACCCAGTTCTCACCGGTCAACTCATCACGAAAATTGCAATTGCTGCCCACATTCACCCGAATGGTGTGGAACTCGCCCGCTGTCAGCTTGTGCGGAATCATACGAACGTTCACAATAAGCGAATCCTCCGCCATATCGGTTACAGCCAAAAGCTTATTCGGACCTGAAACAAACGGAACGTCCATCTTCACAATACCGTCGACCGGTTTCTGTGAATTGATCCACTCTCCGTTTCGGTACAGTGTTACCTGACCGGAATTGGTAAACATCCAAACCTGATGCATCGACTTTCCGTTTTCATCGGCCACATTAGTCCGGCTGGCATAATTGGTTCCGGCAATAGCTACCCGCGGCAACCTATCGTTCATCACCTGATAATAGTGATACACATCTTTCGGAGTACGGTTATATGTCGCCAGGCCTTTCTGGTTGACGTGCGGAATGGCATCGGCGCGTCCTTCGGAGCCAAAATCGGCAAAAATCCAGGCAGCCATGCCCATCACAAACGGTCGTTCATCCACCTGGAAACGGTAACTGGCATGTGACAGAAACTGATACTCTTCCGAGTAATCCCAGACCTCCGGATGATCGGCATGCAGCCGGGCATCGCTTCCGGGGCCATATTCCGAAAGCATAATACAGCGTTTGGGATGTTCAGCATGCTGTTTATCCAGAAAAGCGCCTAAATCGGCGTACTTGCCGCCATACCAGCCCATGTACAGGTTCCAGCCAATCACCTGCGGAATATCGGCAATTCCCGATTCATTGTAAATCAGATGCTGGTGCAAGGCCATTACGGTTAACCGCCCGGACGCTTCTTTTCGGGTCAGCGAATCGAGCTGACGGGCCAGCTTTACTGTATTTTCAATCATCCGGTTACGAACACTGTCTGAAAGTTGCTTCGCATATGCCAACTTAATCAGCACTTCATTCATATAACCATACATCACCACCGAAGGATGATTGTAGGTTTGATGAATGTGTTCCCGTTGCATATTCAGACAGTTCTCCCTGAACTCCTTCGATTCAGTAATTTCATTCACTACCGGAATTTCACTCCAAACCAAAATACCTAATCTATCGCATTCGCGATACACTTCCGGCGCCTGCGGATAGTGAGCCAACCGAACGAAGTTGGCCCCCATTTCCTTTATCAGTTCAAAATCTTTTTTGTGCAAATCATTGGGTAAGGCATTTCCCAATCCCGGATAATCCTGGTGGCGGTTCAATCCATGCAGTTTTAAAGGTTTCCCGTTCAGGAAAAAGCCTAAATCCGGATCGGCCCTGAACCAACGGAAACCCAGCGGACTCTCCGCCCGGTCGAGCACATCATCGCTCCGGTAAAACTGCAACGTGGTTTTTACCGTGTATAAGTTCGGTTCGTCGGGCGACCAAAGCTGCGGCTGGTCCAGCGGTTTCGACAGCATTTCAAAATCGCGGTCGCTGTTCCGCCTCACCGTAAAAACCTTGTTCAGCACTTCCACGCGCTTCCCTTCCGGGGAAAAAATCTCGGAACGGACCAACAGTCGATTGGTTTTTCCTGTCTCGTTTCGAACGGTTCCCCGGACCTTCACCTGAGCCGATTCAGCAGAAACCTGCGGCGTACTCACATAAACCGCAGGAGTCGCGTATTTCGCGAAAGCAAAATGAACCGGGTTTTCCACTTTGAGCCACACATCACGGTAAATGCCACCGTAAAAGGTAAAATCGGCGCTCAGCGGCGGAATCTCCGGATCGGGTGCATTGCTCACTTCCACGCGCAAATCATTTTCCGAACCGTAGTGCACATACGGTGAAATATCGAAGCTGAAAGCTGTGTAACCACCCTTATGTTCGCCAACTTTCTTTCCGTTCAAATAGACAGTCGCTATTTTGTTTACGCCTTCGAAATCAAGGAAAAGCTTCTGTCCTTTCCAACCGGCATCCACATAGAGGTTGCGCCGGTACCAGCCGGTTCCCCGGTAATAGCCCTGTTCATCGTCAAACGCATCTTTCGCGTTCCAGGAATGCGGAATATCGGCCGCTTTCCATTGTGTACTGTCGGGATGATCGGCTCGCTGAAAAAACCAGCCGTTGTTTAAGCTTGTTTTGATGATGGGGGCGGCCCAAACAGAGGCGGTCAGAAACAGGAAAAAAGTTAGACCTAGCAATCGTCGGCTCATAATTTACGGCAATTTTATTGAAGGTTTGAATTTAGCAAGAACAGGTTTTCCCAGCAAGATAATTTAACCGTAATGATTACGGTAAATCCTGCACAGCAAGAAATACCCAACCCATCAGATAAACTATATGAAAATAAATGTACTATGTAAGTGTCCGAACTTTATTTATCGTTTGTGAAAGTAACCTCGGTGAAAACCGGAAAATGGTCGGATGGAAACCGTTGAAGGTAGCATCAGGACCAAACGGGTTGGTTTCGCTTAGTGCTTTGGATTAGTTAAAGTTCTTGTCTATTTCCTGAATGACACCACTTCCCGGAAGTGAATTTAAATCGCCCATGAAAATAACCGGCAGGTTAGCGCTGTTGATTTCGTCCATCTTTTTCAACAATAATGCTACGCCATATTTACGAGCCAGCTCGCCTTTGTTATCCAAATGGGTATTGAAACCCCAGAACGATCCGTGTGTCAGCTTGTCGTAGAAAAGGCCATACGTGCAAATCCGCAGGTATGCTGCATCCCAGCCTTTCGATACTTTGCCGGGTGTATCCGACAACCAGAAAGTATGATGAACCAAGACTTTAAATCGGTTAGCGTTGTAAAAAACCGCTGTATGTTCTCCTTTATTGCCACCTTCACGTCCCTGCCCAATCGACTGGTAACCTTTCAGTTCCTCATTCAAATATTCAATCTGACCGGGCAATCCTTCCTGCGTGCCGAAAATATCGGGTGCATAGAAATTGAGCTGGTCGACCATAAAATTCTTCCGGTTTTCCCACGAATTCGGCCCGTCAGAAGCCAGGGCCAACCGAAGATTATAGGTCATCAATTTAAGGTTCTGGGCCTGTGTTGCCTGAATAAAACAGAAAGCCAGAATCAGAAAAAACAGCTTCTTCATGCTTATATCTTATTGTTTATTAATCGATTCAAAATACTCCTTCTTCTGGATATCATTTCTGATACACTTTTACCCAATCAACAACCATGTCAGTTGGGAAACACTGGTTGTCAACTTTGGGACCTCCCATGTTGCCACCGATAGCAATATTAAAAAT
Encoded proteins:
- a CDS encoding co-chaperone GroES family protein translates to MPTNDLADMTLDIDKKDIAKFILVGDRVLVKPKNPNTQTKSGLYLPPTAVEKEKVQTGYIIKVGPGFPIPAMADEDEPWKDKKEEVKYVPLQAQAGDLAIYLSQSGYEIEFNQEKYVILPHSAILMLVRDEGLFE
- a CDS encoding serine dehydratase beta chain, producing the protein MFRTGNGPSSSHTMGPKKAAKRFLSKTPGASSYQVTLYGSLAATGRGHPTDVPYRKRWVLTE
- a CDS encoding TonB-dependent receptor, translated to MKKVFMLTFLVLLATMGFAQERNVQGTVTSAEDGSPVPGVSISVKGTTTGTITDVNGNYFIKVGDNATLVFSFIGLKTQEVPVQGQSEINVSMQNETLDVDEVVVVGYGTQKKSVVTGAIAKVNSSDINKTANLRTEQALQGRTAGVIITSNSGQPGAGLDVKVRGTSSINSGTQPLYVVDGVPVDGGIDYLNPGDIESIEVLKDAASAAIYGSRGANGVVLITTKNGKAGKMRVSYDGYYGVQNPWKKLSLLDATQYAVIMNEASVNGGGQPIFSDPYSYGKGTDWQDEVFNYDAPIQNHQVTISGGNDRSKYLTSISYFKQVGIVAKGHSNYERLTLRFNADHNVSKIFKFGHNFGYSRTKSEGVQENTEWGSPLGRALNMDPITPVVVTDSTAASALLANYPNAVTNTNGQPYGISPYVTSEIVNPVAALAIQHNKGYSDKFVGNLYAELTILKNIKLRSTFGADIAFWGDDSSSPVHYLNATNYQDYNSMHRASSKSLNFNWENTITYHNLWNDTHDFTFLLGNTIYKAEGNTMGGSKQGMPFYDPTMNYFDYAQNETSENLYGYAWHSSLLSYFGRLNYSYKDKYLFTGTVRMDGSSKFGPNNRYAVFPSFSAGWVLSQEDFMANSSVVNFLKIRASWGQNGNQQIDDYAYTSLIGSGSRYTFGVDQTLTPGASPTKISNPDLKWETVEQTDIGLDIGLLKNKFRFALDYYHKLTRDMLVTAPIPALVGNAAPLTNLGDMLNTGFDGEFSYKAKIGQVSLDTRLTVSYLKNEVQKIGNQSGYITGQVWGPEGMQITRIEEGKPMNYFYGYKTNGILQNQAEADAYNSKYGQSAVPGDVRFVDANNDGTISDLDRTMIGDPTPSWTYGLNIGASYRRWDFNLFLQGVTGNDIYDASHRYDLANANYTTDALNRWTGEGTSNTHARVTLNDTNRNYRSSDVYVHNGDYLRIKNLQIGYSLPTGATNWLHISRLRIYGSAQNLYTITGYKGFDPEINGGIDRGIYPQPRTYMMGVNLTF
- a CDS encoding triple tyrosine motif-containing protein; amino-acid sequence: MMDKRIISVFFVLLLFFGESLQGAIKSIGLPVIKNFTKQEYNAGTQSWAIAQGRDGKLYFANNNGLLQFDGVNWNTYPLPNSSIVRSLLIGDENRVYVGGFNEFGYFHPDQQGCMTYHSMSFHLPDNEKNFGEVWRIYKYKGQLVFQSYTSLMIWDGKAFRILHAGNDELFHFSFKVNDRFWIDNRAKGLQELVNGRLVTLPGMEKIIGQEIWGILPFSGNRYMVATQNKGVFLYNGKEMMPWNTPADKLLKANRVMGIAQIDGGHYAFGTISHGVLITDSKGNIIQDISREEGLQNNTVLSAFVDNDHNLWLGLDNGISQIKINSPLSLIGFNNGVGATYSAAIYKGKIFLATNQGVVYHGWDSNEKIKRLGRFAMMNATRGQAWSLGVFDNILLVGHNAGAFQITNGKPQQISSVIGYWGFKQVPGHPELLIGGHYNGLSLFKKGRQGWKYVNEIEGFKESSRQFEFDDKGNIWMEHGYRGVFRIEISDDYTHVIRTELYGKKEGLPQATNVGIYRLKGSLVFLTTDGVYQYFPGTNSFRKSQTYSGLFGKLTGLSYIREDKRGNIWYFRNNQAGVMQKQPDGTYRSVEMPFRSLSGRFLPTFEFVLPVDEQDVFIGYDDGVAHYDPSFIKSWNNKFYTLISKVSVIKTDSVIFYGNGAQKQVPSIPYRENDLRFYFAAADMENIGHVTYQLKLEGFDDDWNNWSGRTMRDYTNLPEGDYTFMVRGINRYGVESDPATYRFTILPPWHRSVWAYLVYGFLFLLLVWGVYHVVRLKMKRSKEKEAKRQRELYARREEELGRKQLEADKEIIRLRNDKLRNEMVHKEKELANASMEMIQKNKMLIKIKNDLKNATENVIDENLQARLRSILRRIDRQVDNEKQWQVFETHFETVHEDFLTRIKEQFPELSPKELKLCAYLRMNVSSKEIAALMNISVRGVEISRYRLRKKLGLQRHDNLTDFILRF